In a single window of the Streptococcus ilei genome:
- a CDS encoding sensor histidine kinase — protein MAKELTIKQLIKRTYLTIIWQFLLCLILFYIVPALLSSVSGINEKNANRFALFFSVSSWIYLCIILIVIIVINIRQLLTKIQKEMNMVYHSSLYFNKNDHPPLQIKEFIETNDLIEKMQSDIKDRIQNEKDQKKELMFQVSTAAHDLRSPLTVIRGNAEFLQSTEQTPQAMECLKDLEQASIQLNDYFNHFIQYSKTFYDHDIQLKNISIKQVTHQLKEHITPLLPRNTRFVFSNTVTPSTQIAIHSNLFFRAITNIITNAVQHQKENDAQIHLTISQENSQLVLTIWNNQSSFSKNILEHAGNLFYKDDQARTPSQESHYGLGLSFVKRVMKLHNGTMHLENINHGAQVKLIIPII, from the coding sequence ATGGCAAAAGAATTGACAATCAAGCAGCTCATTAAGCGTACCTACCTTACAATCATTTGGCAATTTCTTCTATGCCTTATACTTTTTTACATAGTTCCAGCTCTTCTATCTTCTGTATCTGGAATTAATGAGAAAAATGCCAATCGCTTTGCTTTATTTTTTAGCGTCAGTTCTTGGATTTATCTTTGCATCATTTTAATTGTTATCATTGTAATCAATATTAGACAATTATTAACCAAGATTCAAAAAGAAATGAACATGGTTTATCATAGCAGTCTATATTTCAACAAAAATGATCATCCGCCTTTACAAATTAAAGAATTTATTGAAACAAATGATCTGATCGAAAAAATGCAATCTGATATAAAAGATAGAATTCAAAATGAAAAAGATCAAAAAAAAGAACTCATGTTTCAAGTATCTACCGCCGCACATGATCTTCGTAGCCCTCTAACTGTCATCAGAGGAAATGCTGAATTCTTACAATCCACCGAGCAAACACCTCAAGCAATGGAATGTTTAAAAGATCTTGAGCAAGCAAGTATTCAATTAAACGATTATTTTAACCACTTCATCCAATACTCAAAAACCTTTTACGACCATGATATTCAACTTAAAAATATATCAATTAAACAAGTAACTCATCAATTGAAGGAACATATCACTCCTTTACTCCCCAGAAATACACGTTTTGTTTTTTCAAATACAGTAACCCCATCAACACAAATTGCAATTCATTCCAATCTATTCTTCCGAGCAATTACAAATATTATTACTAATGCTGTACAACATCAAAAAGAAAATGATGCACAAATTCACCTAACAATTTCACAAGAAAATAGTCAATTAGTTCTAACTATATGGAATAACCAATCTAGTTTTTCAAAAAATATATTAGAACATGCTGGAAATCTTTTCTATAAAGATGACCAAGCAAGAACACCTTCTCAAGAAAGTCACTATGGACTTGGTTTATCTTTCGTGAAACGCGTCATGAAACTTCATAATGGAACGATGCATTTAGAAAATATTAATCATGGTGCACAAGTCAAGTTAATTATTCCCATTATATAG
- the uvrB gene encoding excinuclease ABC subunit UvrB, translating to MINRITDNKFKLVSKYQPSGDQPQAIEQLVDNIEGGEKAQILMGATGTGKTYTMSQVIAQVNKPTLVIAHNKTLAGQLYGEFKEFFPENAVEYFVSYYDYYQPEAYVPSSDTYIEKDSSVNDEIDKLRHSATSALLERNDVIVVASVSCIYGLGSPKEYADSVVSLRPGLEISRDKLLNDLVDIQFERNDIDFQRGKFRVRGDVVEIFPASRDEHAFRVEFFGDEIDRIREVEALTGQVLGEVDHLAIFPATHFVTNDDHMEVAIAKIQAELEEQLKVFEKEGKLLEAQRLKQRTEYDIEMLREMGYTNGVENYSRHMDGRSEGEPPYTLLDFFPEDFLIMIDESHMTMGQIKGMYNGDRSRKEMLVNYGFRLPSALDNRPLRREEFESHVHQIVYVSATPGDYEMSQTDTVIEQIIRPTGLLDPEVEVRPTMGQMDDLLGEINARVERGERTFVTTLTKKMAEDLTDYFKEMGVKVKYMHSDIKTLERTEIIRDLRLGVFDVLVGINLLREGIDVPEVSLVAILDADKEGFLRNERGLIQTIGRAARNSEGHVIMYADTMTQSMQKAIDETARRRQIQMSYNEEHGIVPQTIKKEIRDLIAVTKAVAKEEDKEVDINSLNKQERKELVKKLEKQMQEAVEVLDFELAAQIRDMMLEVKALD from the coding sequence ATGATTAACCGAATTACAGACAACAAATTTAAACTGGTCTCCAAATATCAACCGTCTGGGGATCAACCGCAAGCCATCGAGCAGTTGGTGGATAATATCGAGGGGGGCGAGAAAGCCCAAATCCTGATGGGGGCAACTGGTACGGGAAAGACCTATACCATGAGTCAGGTCATTGCCCAGGTTAATAAGCCGACCCTGGTTATCGCCCACAATAAAACCTTGGCGGGCCAGCTCTATGGGGAGTTCAAGGAATTTTTCCCTGAAAATGCGGTCGAGTATTTCGTCTCTTACTACGATTACTACCAGCCAGAAGCCTATGTGCCATCGAGCGATACCTACATCGAAAAAGATAGCTCGGTCAACGATGAGATTGACAAGCTTCGTCACTCAGCAACCTCCGCTCTTTTAGAACGTAATGACGTCATTGTCGTCGCATCTGTTTCCTGTATCTATGGTCTGGGTTCGCCTAAGGAATACGCGGATAGCGTGGTCAGTCTGCGTCCAGGTCTGGAGATTTCTCGTGATAAATTGCTCAACGACTTGGTGGATATCCAGTTTGAGCGTAACGACATCGACTTTCAACGGGGGAAATTCCGTGTCCGTGGGGATGTAGTAGAGATTTTCCCTGCCTCTCGGGATGAGCATGCCTTTCGGGTTGAGTTTTTCGGGGATGAGATTGACCGCATCCGTGAGGTTGAAGCTCTGACTGGTCAAGTCCTTGGTGAAGTGGACCACTTGGCGATTTTCCCAGCCACTCACTTTGTGACCAATGACGATCATATGGAAGTGGCCATTGCCAAGATTCAGGCTGAATTAGAAGAGCAGTTAAAGGTTTTTGAAAAAGAAGGCAAGCTCTTGGAAGCTCAACGGCTGAAGCAACGCACCGAGTACGACATTGAAATGTTGCGAGAGATGGGCTACACCAATGGGGTGGAAAACTATTCTCGTCACATGGATGGACGGAGCGAAGGAGAACCACCGTACACCCTTCTGGACTTCTTCCCAGAAGATTTTCTCATTATGATTGATGAAAGTCACATGACCATGGGACAAATCAAGGGCATGTACAATGGAGACCGCTCGCGCAAGGAGATGTTGGTCAACTATGGCTTCCGTTTGCCATCGGCCTTGGACAACCGTCCTCTCCGTCGGGAAGAGTTTGAAAGCCATGTCCACCAGATCGTTTATGTATCTGCGACGCCAGGCGACTATGAGATGTCACAAACGGACACTGTGATTGAGCAGATCATTCGTCCGACCGGCCTTCTGGATCCAGAGGTGGAAGTGCGTCCTACCATGGGGCAAATGGATGATCTCTTAGGTGAGATCAATGCGCGTGTGGAACGTGGAGAGCGGACCTTTGTCACGACCTTGACCAAGAAGATGGCAGAAGATTTGACGGACTACTTCAAGGAAATGGGCGTCAAGGTCAAATACATGCACTCGGACATTAAGACCTTGGAGCGGACAGAAATCATCCGTGATTTGCGTCTGGGAGTCTTTGATGTCTTGGTCGGAATCAACCTCCTTCGTGAAGGGATTGACGTACCGGAAGTCAGCTTAGTTGCTATTCTCGATGCTGACAAGGAAGGTTTCCTCCGTAATGAGCGTGGGCTGATCCAGACCATTGGTCGTGCTGCCCGTAATAGTGAAGGACACGTTATTATGTATGCGGACACCATGACCCAATCCATGCAAAAAGCTATCGATGAAACGGCTCGTCGTCGGCAGATTCAGATGTCCTATAATGAAGAGCATGGCATCGTCCCACAAACCATTAAGAAAGAAATCCGTGACCTGATTGCTGTAACTAAGGCAGTTGCTAAGGAAGAGGACAAGGAAGTTGACATCAATAGCCTCAATAAACAAGAACGCAAAGAATTGGTCAAGAAACTAGAGAAACAAATGCAAGAAGCCGTCGAAGTGCTTGACTTCGAGTTGGCAGCTCAAATCCGTGATATGATGTTGGAAGTCAAGGCCTTGGATTGA
- a CDS encoding response regulator transcription factor, with translation MKYKILAIDDDEKILRLIANTLKVNNFDVETRKNIEEINICDFTGFDLILLDVMMPISGLEICRSIRSQITTPILFLTAKDFEEDLLKGIQAGADDYITKPFSIKELIARIQMHLRREERSHDSSKEEMNADITFYRDCQEVYYQSKRISLTKREFDLLYLLAKNENRVFSIEELYNYLYPVSSDAQLRSITEYIYQIRQKFKIHQIDPIKTVWGGGYKWQKN, from the coding sequence ATGAAGTATAAAATTTTAGCCATTGACGATGATGAAAAAATCTTACGATTAATAGCAAATACATTAAAAGTGAACAACTTTGATGTCGAAACTCGTAAGAATATAGAGGAGATTAATATCTGTGACTTTACTGGATTCGATCTAATTTTACTTGACGTCATGATGCCTATTTCTGGTTTAGAAATTTGTCGTTCCATTCGTTCTCAAATTACTACTCCAATCCTATTTCTCACCGCTAAAGATTTTGAAGAAGATTTACTAAAAGGAATACAAGCCGGAGCCGATGATTACATCACAAAACCATTCAGCATTAAAGAATTGATTGCAAGAATTCAAATGCATCTTCGTAGAGAAGAAAGATCTCACGATTCCTCTAAAGAAGAAATGAATGCAGATATTACTTTTTATCGAGATTGTCAAGAAGTTTATTATCAATCAAAGAGAATATCGCTAACTAAGCGAGAGTTTGATTTACTTTATCTTTTAGCCAAAAATGAAAACAGAGTATTTAGCATAGAAGAACTTTACAATTACCTTTATCCTGTAAGCTCTGATGCTCAACTACGGTCAATCACCGAATACATCTATCAAATTAGACAAAAATTTAAAATTCATCAAATCGATCCAATCAAAACAGTATGGGGAGGAGGATACAAATGGCAAAAGAATTGA
- a CDS encoding GNAT family N-acetyltransferase, with protein sequence MVITIKVMETPEEIEGKSLVHWQTWREAYDDLLPAEFQETMTLDRCRFFSQNYPENTLIAMDGKKVVGFISYGNFRDEAVQAGEIIALYVLKDYYGKGIAQKLMTEVLSALDHFSEIYLWVLKENKRAIAFYQKMGFTFDGQEKILELGKPVKELRMMCSSNKNS encoded by the coding sequence ATGGTCATCACTATCAAAGTAATGGAAACTCCTGAAGAGATAGAAGGCAAGTCCCTCGTTCATTGGCAAACGTGGAGAGAGGCTTATGACGACCTTTTGCCTGCAGAATTTCAGGAGACAATGACATTAGATAGATGTCGTTTCTTTAGTCAAAACTATCCAGAAAATACCTTGATTGCGATGGATGGAAAGAAGGTAGTTGGTTTTATCAGTTATGGAAACTTTCGTGATGAGGCTGTTCAAGCTGGTGAAATTATTGCCTTATATGTTTTAAAAGACTATTACGGAAAAGGTATTGCTCAGAAATTAATGACGGAAGTTCTGAGTGCTCTTGATCATTTCTCTGAAATTTATTTATGGGTATTAAAAGAGAATAAGCGAGCCATTGCTTTCTATCAAAAAATGGGTTTTACTTTTGATGGCCAAGAAAAAATACTTGAACTTGGAAAACCTGTTAAGGAATTGCGGATGATGTGTTCTTCAAATAAAAATTCCTAA
- a CDS encoding PaaI family thioesterase, with product MKDFHFDAIAAFENYEIETMRDGHVVVTTKVVESSLNYYGNAHGGYLFTLCDQISGLVVISQGVDGVTLQSSINYLKAGRLGDVLTIHGECVHSGRTTRVVDVDITNQEGANVCKATFTMFVTGERDESAKVRI from the coding sequence ATGAAAGATTTTCACTTCGATGCAATTGCTGCATTTGAAAATTATGAGATCGAAACCATGAGAGATGGTCATGTCGTTGTGACTACTAAGGTGGTCGAATCGTCTCTCAATTATTATGGAAATGCGCACGGCGGCTATCTCTTTACCCTGTGTGATCAGATCAGTGGTTTGGTCGTGATTTCTCAGGGGGTAGATGGGGTAACCTTGCAGTCTTCTATCAATTACTTGAAAGCCGGACGTCTAGGAGATGTCTTGACCATCCACGGGGAATGTGTCCACAGTGGGCGGACGACTCGAGTAGTGGATGTCGATATCACCAATCAGGAGGGTGCCAATGTCTGTAAGGCCACCTTTACTATGTTTGTAACGGGAGAAAGAGATGAATCAGCAAAAGTACGCATTTAA
- a CDS encoding NAD(P)H-dependent oxidoreductase, with product MKILVIHGHPDKESYCQAIFQTIVSNLDTSRHEIITINLNEEDFDPVLRYGYRKRMEEDPFILRSQELIQWADHLIFVYPIWWSSMPSLLKGWIDRVFTPGIAYSANDQGSFVWNYLRGKQFKKLLKGKTASIYATSMAPTWWYKIFSGPLNIPDSYGISVLKNAVLNHCGIKTKRVCILGEVGRDVNTASVREQHLQKVAVEVKKLC from the coding sequence ATGAAAATATTAGTCATCCATGGGCACCCTGATAAGGAAAGTTACTGCCAAGCGATTTTTCAGACAATTGTAAGCAATTTGGATACAAGCCGTCATGAGATTATAACTATTAATCTTAATGAAGAGGATTTTGATCCTGTTTTACGTTATGGTTACCGAAAACGGATGGAGGAAGATCCTTTTATCCTTCGTTCCCAAGAATTGATCCAGTGGGCGGATCACCTGATCTTTGTTTATCCCATCTGGTGGAGTAGTATGCCCAGTCTCCTGAAAGGTTGGATTGATCGGGTCTTTACACCGGGGATTGCCTACTCGGCCAATGATCAGGGCAGCTTTGTCTGGAATTACCTCAGAGGCAAACAATTTAAGAAGTTGCTCAAAGGGAAAACAGCCAGTATTTATGCGACTTCCATGGCCCCTACTTGGTGGTACAAGATTTTTTCAGGCCCTCTCAACATTCCTGATAGTTACGGCATTTCTGTCTTGAAAAATGCTGTCTTGAACCATTGTGGGATTAAAACCAAGCGTGTCTGTATTTTAGGGGAAGTTGGACGGGATGTGAATACAGCTAGCGTCCGTGAACAGCATCTCCAAAAGGTAGCAGTAGAAGTGAAGAAACTCTGTTGA
- a CDS encoding ABC transporter ATP-binding protein, translating to MITIQNLHKEYNNKIVLQNVSFKAKKGEITGLIGPNGSGKSTLIRILLGLENSQMGMALIDGKKYSQLGDNPFGIVGSFLDSCQPYPTRTGFQHLRWIGLACGVDRNRCKECLELVGLSEAKHKKVKDYSLGMKQRLGLATALLANPDILILDEPINGLDPEGIRWVRNFLQSFVNEGKTVLMTSHYMSELELTVDHLVGISNGKIVLDAPTKDILKQFGSFEEAYFKALEGKEGE from the coding sequence ATGATAACAATTCAAAATCTACATAAGGAATATAATAACAAAATTGTCCTTCAAAACGTGTCTTTCAAAGCTAAGAAAGGTGAGATTACTGGATTGATTGGACCGAATGGATCTGGAAAATCAACTTTAATTAGAATTTTACTTGGTTTAGAAAATAGTCAAATGGGGATGGCGTTGATCGATGGCAAAAAATACTCTCAATTGGGAGATAATCCTTTTGGTATTGTTGGATCATTCCTCGACAGTTGCCAACCTTACCCAACAAGAACAGGATTCCAGCATCTTCGGTGGATTGGATTAGCATGTGGCGTTGATAGAAATAGGTGCAAGGAATGCTTAGAGTTGGTGGGGTTAAGTGAAGCTAAACATAAAAAAGTAAAAGACTATTCATTAGGAATGAAGCAACGTCTTGGTTTAGCAACAGCCTTATTAGCAAATCCTGATATCTTAATTTTAGATGAACCAATCAATGGACTAGATCCAGAGGGTATACGCTGGGTACGCAATTTTTTACAATCTTTTGTCAATGAAGGTAAAACTGTCTTAATGACAAGTCATTATATGAGTGAGTTAGAATTAACTGTAGATCATTTGGTTGGTATTTCTAATGGAAAAATTGTTCTTGATGCTCCTACAAAAGATATTTTGAAACAGTTTGGATCTTTTGAGGAAGCATATTTTAAAGCGCTCGAAGGGAAAGAGGGTGAATAA
- a CDS encoding AAA family ATPase, protein MLQKFTVKGFKNFETKIEFDLKSGNYSFNNSVVKNNILRTAVIYGDNASGKSNLGLAIMDIITHLTDNEKNSDDYKKHFLNLETMPKFAEFEYTFNFSNHIVKYNYSKRSYDEIVCEELFIDDELIIQYNKERQFRTINLKNGREINFDKLRNDQSLVKLAYVYSTGADNIEGTKDDIFNRFIKFVESMLSFDSIYGNHYQGYTTGNGGIASTIIEKNKVKDYQEFLSDLDIKYDLFEKEIDDTKYIFVKFPSGKEANFFSIMSKGTVALSLFYMWYMQMEDGIHFMFIDEFDSYFHHDVSRKLIQKLKESTSQIILTTHNTANMSNSILRPDCYFTISNNKIANIADRSGREIRQAQNIEKMYRAGSFDNE, encoded by the coding sequence ATGTTACAAAAATTTACAGTAAAAGGCTTTAAAAATTTTGAAACAAAAATTGAATTTGACTTAAAATCTGGAAATTATTCGTTTAATAACAGCGTAGTAAAAAATAATATACTTAGAACTGCAGTAATATATGGAGATAACGCCTCAGGAAAATCTAATCTAGGTTTAGCTATTATGGACATTATAACCCATCTTACTGATAATGAAAAAAATAGTGATGATTATAAAAAGCATTTTTTAAATTTAGAAACTATGCCTAAGTTTGCTGAATTTGAATATACATTTAATTTTAGTAATCACATTGTTAAATATAATTACTCTAAGCGTAGCTATGATGAAATTGTTTGTGAAGAACTATTTATAGATGATGAATTAATTATTCAGTATAATAAAGAGAGACAGTTTAGGACTATAAATTTAAAAAATGGCAGGGAAATTAACTTTGATAAATTAAGAAACGACCAATCTCTAGTAAAACTTGCTTATGTTTATTCAACAGGAGCAGATAACATTGAGGGAACTAAGGATGACATTTTTAACAGATTTATTAAGTTTGTTGAATCGATGTTATCTTTCGACTCAATATATGGTAATCATTATCAGGGATATACGACAGGTAATGGCGGTATAGCTTCGACAATTATTGAAAAAAATAAAGTAAAAGATTATCAAGAATTTCTGTCTGATTTGGATATTAAATATGACTTATTTGAAAAAGAAATTGATGATACAAAATATATTTTTGTAAAATTTCCTTCTGGGAAAGAGGCTAATTTCTTTAGCATTATGTCAAAGGGAACAGTTGCCTTATCATTATTTTATATGTGGTATATGCAAATGGAAGATGGTATTCATTTTATGTTTATTGATGAATTTGATTCTTATTTTCATCATGATGTGTCCAGAAAATTGATACAAAAACTCAAAGAATCTACCAGTCAAATTATTTTAACAACACATAATACTGCAAATATGTCTAACTCTATTTTAAGACCGGATTGTTATTTTACTATTTCTAATAACAAAATTGCTAACATTGCGGATCGTTCTGGTCGTGAAATTCGTCAAGCACAAAATATTGAAAAAATGTATCGCGCAGGAAGTTTTGATAATGAGTAA
- a CDS encoding GNAT family N-acetyltransferase produces the protein MIYLRKLIEEDLVSLWEIAYSQSNPIWKQYDAHYYDDYQYFPNFQEFKLKKSESTLNNSNRLGIFVDDKLVGTVSRYWVCKETRWMELGICIYDNKFWNSGIGKTAMLQWIDRTFQDYLELEHLGLTTWSGNFGMMKLAEKLRMKKEAYIPKVRYYQGVYYDSIKYGILREEWEETNGHHYQSNGNS, from the coding sequence ATGATCTATTTAAGAAAACTAATAGAAGAAGATTTGGTGTCTTTGTGGGAAATTGCTTATTCACAATCTAATCCAATTTGGAAGCAGTATGACGCTCACTATTATGACGATTATCAGTATTTTCCTAATTTTCAAGAATTTAAACTAAAAAAATCAGAATCCACTCTAAACAACTCAAATCGACTTGGTATTTTTGTTGATGATAAACTAGTTGGGACTGTTTCCCGCTACTGGGTATGTAAAGAAACAAGATGGATGGAATTGGGAATTTGTATTTATGATAACAAGTTTTGGAACTCTGGAATTGGAAAAACTGCTATGCTACAGTGGATAGATCGGACATTTCAGGATTACTTGGAGTTGGAGCATCTTGGTTTAACAACTTGGTCAGGAAATTTTGGTATGATGAAATTGGCTGAAAAATTAAGAATGAAAAAAGAAGCTTATATTCCAAAAGTTCGTTATTATCAAGGTGTTTATTATGATAGTATTAAATACGGTATTTTGAGAGAAGAATGGGAGGAAACAAATGGTCATCACTATCAAAGTAATGGAAACTCCTGA
- a CDS encoding 8-oxo-dGTP diphosphatase translates to MSRATSTILTNLCLIEDCTSNKVVLQYRSPEKNHWSGYAFPGGHIEEGESLVESVIREIKEETGLTISNPQLAAVKNWQLEDGTRYIVFCYKATEFTGQLRSSEEGEVSWVEKDQLEKLDLSYDMLPLLEVMEDPDLSEYYYRKRTDDGWDKFRY, encoded by the coding sequence ATGTCACGCGCAACATCTACCATTCTAACAAATCTATGTCTGATTGAAGACTGTACATCGAATAAGGTGGTCCTCCAATACCGGTCACCTGAAAAAAATCACTGGTCCGGCTATGCTTTTCCAGGAGGCCACATTGAAGAAGGTGAGAGTCTGGTTGAGTCTGTCATCCGAGAGATTAAAGAAGAAACCGGCCTAACGATCTCCAATCCCCAGCTAGCAGCTGTGAAAAACTGGCAGTTGGAGGATGGAACTCGCTATATTGTCTTTTGCTACAAAGCAACAGAATTCACCGGCCAGCTAAGATCGTCTGAAGAAGGAGAAGTTTCTTGGGTTGAGAAGGACCAATTAGAAAAGTTGGACTTATCCTACGACATGCTTCCTCTGCTGGAAGTGATGGAAGACCCAGACCTATCCGAGTACTACTATCGCAAACGGACAGACGATGGTTGGGATAAATTTCGCTATTAA
- a CDS encoding 8-oxo-dGTP diphosphatase → MTNICIIEEPANRVVLQYRSPEKTHWAGYAFPGGHIEEGESLAESVIREVYEETGLTIAAPKLVAVKDWEPDEGGRYIVFCYKATEYTGQLRSSEEGEVSWVEKDQLEKLDLSYDMFPLLEVMEDPDLSEYYYRKRTDDGWEKCRY, encoded by the coding sequence TTGACCAATATCTGTATTATTGAAGAGCCTGCGAATAGAGTTGTCCTTCAATACCGCTCACCTGAAAAGACTCACTGGGCTGGCTATGCCTTTCCTGGAGGACATATTGAAGAAGGTGAAAGCCTTGCAGAATCAGTCATTCGTGAAGTTTACGAAGAGACAGGTCTTACGATTGCAGCTCCCAAACTCGTCGCAGTCAAAGACTGGGAGCCAGATGAGGGAGGTCGCTATATCGTCTTTTGCTACAAAGCGACAGAATATACTGGCCAGCTAAGATCGTCTGAAGAAGGAGAAGTTTCTTGGGTTGAGAAGGACCAATTAGAAAAGTTGGACTTATCCTACGACATGTTTCCTCTGCTGGAGGTCATGGAAGACCCAGACTTGTCCGAGTACTATTATCGCAAACGGACAGACGATGGCTGGGAAAAATGTCGCTATTAA